In the genome of Candoia aspera isolate rCanAsp1 chromosome 1, rCanAsp1.hap2, whole genome shotgun sequence, one region contains:
- the GPBAR1 gene encoding G-protein coupled bile acid receptor 1 produces MVDSSADTQMDNESESLIISLFSWPLSAFIILANIFIIIGILFNRKLRGTINWFFLSLLIADLLAGGALPYIPKMAFQKNLDYCCFFRYVTTNFLFLSFLANLLVVHYAKYTYIIQPLHYPQSWVHRWAGLYICLAWVAPLTFASLPLAWYQRNPSVNCSAKLVFSQPYLYVEIYAIIIPIIFAIAVMGIRMLCIARKQLKSIKKLLNSVNQSQTPSELEQQLELRHAKSIASISLIFLVCWVPYIVCLNISLFLQIKGNITLAIVNCIGTASAAVIPIILSLGNRQYTQFWSDITTKACQACCRRQGCKQKQANQLHGIPRSTAEHTNPN; encoded by the coding sequence ATGGTGGATTCTTCAGCAGACACACAAATGGACAACGAATCAGAGTCGCTCATTATATCCTTATTCTCCTGGCCCCTATCAGCTTTCATCATTCTGGCCAACATTTTCATTATAATTGGGATCCTCTTCAACCGCAAGCTCCGTGGTACCATCAACTGGTTCTTCCTGAGCCTGCTCATTGCTGACCTCTTGGCTGGGGGAGCCCTTCCCTATATTCCCAAGATGGCATTTCAGAAGAATCTGGACTACTGTTGCTTCTTCCGTTATGTGACGACcaatttccttttcctctcttttttagcCAATCTCCTGGTAGTGCACTATGCCAAATATACATACATCATCCAACCACTGCACTACCCCCAGTCCTGGGTTCATCGCTGGGCTGGTCTTTACATATGCCTAGCATGGGTGGCTCCCTTGACTTTTGCCTCCCTGCCATTGGCTTGGTACCAACGGAATCCCAGTGTGAACTGCTCGGCTAAACTTGTCTTCTCCCAGCCTTACCTCTATGTAGAAATCTATGCGATCATCATCCCAATCATCTTTGCAATAGCTGTAATGGGTATCCGAATGCTCTGCATAGCCCGAAAGCAgcttaaaagcattaaaaaactgCTTAATTCAGTAAATCAAAGCCAGACTCCATCGGAATTGGAGCAACAACTGGAACTGAGGCATGCAAAGAGTATTGCCAGCATATCTCTCATCTTCCTGGTTTGCTGGGTACCATATATTGTTTGCTTGAATATCTCACTGTTTTTACAAATAAAGGGTAATATCACCCTTGCTATTGTCAACTGCATAGGCACTGCCAGTGCTGCTGTAATACCCATcatcctcagccttggcaaccgtCAATACACCCAATTTTGGAGTGACATAACCACGAAAGCCTGTCAGGCCTGCTGCCGAAGACAGGGGTGCAAACAAAAGCAAGCCAACCAGCTGCACGGCATTCCTCGTAGCACAGCGGAGCATACAAATCCAAACTGA